The Xanthobacter flavus genome includes a window with the following:
- a CDS encoding acetyl-CoA acetyltransferase: MANGIKDKVAILAMGCSRFGERWDVGQEELMAEAYLEALSHAGITPEQIGAAWYSSHYDDIGAGKAGTPMAQALRLPNIGVTRVENFCAGGTEAFRGAVYAVASGAVDIALAVGVEKLKDTGFAGLPPASRGTFAPMYLPTHTNPGNFAQLARAYGTRHNISPGDLKRAMGHTSMKSHANAVSNKNAHLRKAITVEQAVNAPLVADPLGLFDCCPVSDGAACAIVTTPEIAQSLGKTLVLVKAIQLVASNGWEVQSSGWNGSYVHTARIAARRAYAEAGIAEPRAQLSFTELHDCFSITELVTLEDIGLADEGTAWKRMLDGAFDADGTLPCQVDGGLKCFGHPVGASGLRMLYECWLQLTGQAGERQLGNPSLALTHNLGGAPAQNVCSITIVGAA, encoded by the coding sequence ATGGCCAATGGAATCAAGGACAAGGTCGCCATCCTCGCCATGGGCTGCTCCCGCTTTGGCGAGCGCTGGGATGTGGGGCAGGAAGAGCTGATGGCGGAAGCGTATCTTGAGGCGCTCAGCCATGCCGGCATCACGCCCGAACAGATTGGCGCGGCTTGGTATTCTTCCCATTATGACGATATCGGCGCCGGCAAGGCCGGCACCCCGATGGCCCAGGCTCTGCGCCTTCCGAACATCGGCGTCACCCGTGTCGAAAACTTCTGCGCCGGCGGCACGGAAGCCTTTCGCGGTGCCGTCTATGCCGTGGCGTCGGGGGCGGTGGACATTGCACTGGCGGTGGGTGTCGAGAAGCTGAAGGACACCGGCTTTGCCGGCCTGCCCCCGGCCTCGCGCGGCACCTTCGCGCCCATGTATCTGCCAACACACACGAATCCGGGAAACTTCGCCCAGCTCGCGCGGGCCTATGGAACGCGGCACAACATCTCGCCGGGTGATCTCAAGCGGGCCATGGGGCACACCTCCATGAAGAGCCACGCCAATGCGGTCAGCAACAAAAACGCCCATCTGCGCAAGGCGATAACCGTCGAGCAGGCGGTGAATGCGCCCCTCGTGGCGGACCCGCTGGGCCTGTTCGATTGCTGCCCGGTGTCGGACGGCGCCGCCTGCGCCATCGTCACCACGCCGGAAATCGCCCAAAGCCTTGGAAAGACGCTGGTTCTGGTCAAGGCGATCCAGCTCGTCGCCTCCAATGGCTGGGAGGTGCAGAGCAGCGGCTGGAACGGCTCCTATGTCCACACGGCCCGCATCGCCGCGCGCCGGGCCTATGCCGAGGCGGGCATCGCCGAACCCCGCGCCCAGCTGAGCTTCACAGAGCTGCACGACTGCTTCTCCATCACCGAGCTGGTGACGCTGGAAGACATCGGCCTCGCCGACGAAGGCACCGCCTGGAAACGTATGCTGGACGGCGCTTTCGACGCAGACGGCACCCTGCCCTGCCAGGTGGATGGCGGCCTGAAATGCTTCGGCCATCCCGTCGGCGCCTCCGGACTGCGCATGCTCTACGAATGCTGGCTGCAACTGACGGGGCAGGCCGGCGAGCGCCAGCTCGGCAATCCCAGCCTCGCCCTCACCCACAATCTGGGCGGTGCGCCGGCGCAGAACGTCTGCTCCATCACCATTGTCGGTGCCGCCTGA
- a CDS encoding 3-oxoacyl-[acyl-carrier-protein] synthase III C-terminal domain-containing protein: protein MTGITALAIHLPRLRLQRAAMAAAMGWLCPRGEARGARTLAYWDEDPITMGVAAARACLAQVPQARTAIRALTFATTTPVFAEPQQAALVHAALRLPEATRTQDVGGTMRCGLLALHGALESTDPALLIAADMPLNNPGGMAEMRYSDGGVSALVGGGPDLLTYRGGASLSAPFIERYRVPDRPLATDWEERWVREEGFLDLVPRAITEALAKAQLSAADIDHFVLPCVIPGAAKAVAQAAGLSRAKLAQPLDLECGDTGAAHALVMLARVMEDMHPGERVLVAQFGQGATALVLEATDAITTFPAAASAALAAGVTEGNYLKLPIFRGLMPWERGLRGRFPVNEALTTAYRNSEALLGFVGSRSPETGQVQFPPSRLAVAEAGLFAQTQQPCPFADLGGTVATATADRLAFSRSPPNCYGLIDIPGGARLMMDFTDPEAERLSPGDAVNFVFRIKDLDERTGYRRYFWKAVAAPAPSAAD, encoded by the coding sequence ATGACGGGCATCACAGCACTCGCGATCCACCTGCCGCGCCTGCGCCTCCAGCGCGCCGCCATGGCCGCCGCCATGGGCTGGCTCTGCCCCCGGGGCGAGGCCCGCGGCGCCCGCACTTTGGCCTATTGGGACGAAGACCCGATCACGATGGGCGTCGCCGCCGCCCGCGCCTGCCTGGCACAGGTTCCGCAGGCGCGCACCGCCATCCGCGCCCTCACCTTCGCCACCACCACCCCGGTGTTCGCCGAGCCGCAGCAGGCCGCCCTCGTCCATGCCGCCCTCCGCCTCCCCGAGGCGACCCGGACGCAGGATGTGGGAGGTACCATGAGGTGCGGGCTGCTCGCGCTGCATGGGGCGCTCGAATCCACCGACCCGGCATTGCTGATCGCCGCCGATATGCCTCTCAACAACCCGGGTGGAATGGCCGAAATGCGCTATTCGGATGGGGGTGTCAGCGCCCTCGTCGGCGGCGGGCCGGACCTCCTCACCTATCGCGGCGGTGCCAGCCTCTCCGCCCCTTTCATCGAGCGCTACCGCGTCCCCGACCGGCCGCTGGCGACCGACTGGGAGGAGCGCTGGGTGCGGGAAGAAGGCTTCCTCGACCTCGTGCCCCGCGCCATCACGGAAGCTCTTGCAAAAGCGCAGCTTTCTGCCGCCGACATCGACCATTTCGTCCTGCCCTGCGTCATCCCCGGCGCAGCCAAGGCGGTGGCGCAGGCGGCCGGCCTCTCCCGCGCAAAACTCGCGCAACCCCTTGATCTGGAATGCGGAGACACGGGCGCGGCCCATGCCCTCGTGATGCTGGCGCGAGTGATGGAAGACATGCACCCCGGCGAGCGGGTGCTGGTGGCCCAGTTCGGCCAGGGCGCCACCGCTCTGGTGCTGGAGGCGACCGACGCCATCACCACCTTCCCGGCCGCCGCCTCGGCCGCTCTGGCGGCTGGGGTCACCGAGGGCAACTATCTGAAACTCCCCATCTTTCGCGGCCTCATGCCGTGGGAGCGCGGCCTGCGCGGACGTTTCCCGGTCAACGAGGCGCTCACCACCGCCTACCGCAATTCCGAGGCCCTGCTGGGCTTCGTCGGCAGTCGCAGCCCCGAGACAGGGCAGGTGCAGTTTCCCCCCTCCCGCCTCGCCGTGGCGGAGGCTGGTTTGTTCGCGCAAACCCAGCAACCATGCCCCTTCGCGGACCTCGGCGGCACGGTGGCCACCGCCACCGCAGACCGCCTCGCCTTCTCCCGCAGCCCGCCCAATTGCTACGGCCTCATCGACATCCCCGGCGGCGCCCGCCTGATGATGGACTTCACCGACCCCGAAGCGGAGCGTCTCTCGCCCGGCGATGCGGTCAATTTCGTCTTTCGCATCAAGGATTTGGACGAGCGAACCGGGTACCGTCGCTATTTCTGGAAAGCGGTCGCGGCCCCCGCGCCGTCCGCCGCAGACTGA